The DNA window CCTCCTCCCGCACCACCGTCTTGCCGATCGGCGAGAGCGTGAGGCCCGCAATCTTGACGTGCTGAATGCCGAACGGGATGCCGACGATGGAGACGTACATCACGAGACCGGCCAGCCACCAGGCCAGTCCCATCTCGAGGCCGCCGATCAGAAACCAGAGGATGTTGCCGAGGGTGCGCATTGCGTCGTTACGTTTTTTCCCAAGTGGTAGGAGTCGTCTCTTTCCCGACTGCTGTTCTTCCGGGGAAGTGCCCCTTTCCACCGGACCCTACGTTGGACGGTGGAACGTTACGGCTCGAAGCGAGAGATCATCTCGTGATCCGGACACTCTCCACGAAGGCGCGTCCGGAACGTCGAGACGGATGGCGCGGCCTCAAAACGGACGAGGTGGGCCGGACAGGTACAGTCCGACGCCCCAAAGCCGTCGACCGGGACCGAGGCGCCGGAGAGCGACCGGAGCACCGCGGCCCACGTGCACTCGCGGCGCTCGGGGTCGTGGGTGTACCAGACCGCCTCCAGCGCCGTGGCCGCACGCAGGTAGTCGACGTGCCAGTGCAGCGCGCCATCGCCCCGAGCGTGCCGCCCCACCCGGGCGCGGAGCCCGCCGGGGCCGAAGGCGCTCCCGACGTAGACGTACACGCCGGGCCGGACCGTCATGGCGCCGAGGGCGCCCACCTCAATCTCCTGTCTCTCTTCATTCTGGAGCAGCAACGCGTAGGTACCGGGCGCGTCCGTCATCGGGCCGAGGTGGTCGTCGCATCCGTCTTCCAGAACGCGATGCCGCCCGCCTGCGGCCCCACCTCGACGGACGCAACCCGCTCGTTCGACCGCAGGTCAAACACGTCGACGGCGCCCGGGTCGTCGCCCCGCCCCTCCGCCGAGACGAACGCGTAGCGGCTGTCGGGCGAGATCACGACGCCGTGCGTGACGGACTGGCTGTTGGCCAGCCGCGCCGCCCGCTCGCCCGTCTCCAGGTTCCAGATGCCCGTCTCGCCGGTCCCCTTGTAGGA is part of the Salinibacter ruber DSM 13855 genome and encodes:
- a CDS encoding YccF domain-containing protein — translated: MRTLGNILWFLIGGLEMGLAWWLAGLVMYVSIVGIPFGIQHVKIAGLTLSPIGKTVVREEVAQAARGR
- a CDS encoding GIY-YIG nuclease family protein, which gives rise to MTDAPGTYALLLQNEERQEIEVGALGAMTVRPGVYVYVGSAFGPGGLRARVGRHARGDGALHWHVDYLRAATALEAVWYTHDPERRECTWAAVLRSLSGASVPVDGFGASDCTCPAHLVRFEAAPSVSTFRTRLRGECPDHEMISRFEP